The genomic stretch CGAAGCCCAGCCGGCGCGCTTCCGCCGCCCGCGCGGCGGCCTGGGCCACCCCGCGGACCTCGCCGGAAAGCCCCACCTCCCCGAAGACCACGGTGCGCTCCGCCACCGGACGGTTGAGGAAGCTCGACGCCAGGGCCGTCGCGACCGCCAGGTCCGCCGCGGGCTCGTCGATCCGCACCCCGCCCACGGCGTTGACGAACACGTCCTCGCCGGCGACCGAAAAACCGCACCGGCGCGCCAGCACCGCCAGCAGCAGCATCAGCCGGTCGCGATCCACGCCGCTCACCCGCCGCGCCACGTTTTCGGGATAAAAGCTCGGCGTCGTCAGCGCCTGGATTTCCACCAGGAGCGTGCGCGAGCCGATGAGGCTGGGCGTGATCGCGGAACCTTCCTTGGCGCCGCGGTCCTGGGCCAGAAAGAGCTCGCTCGGATTGGCCACCTCCGCCAGGCCCCGCGAGGCCATCTCGAAGATGCCGATTTCGTGGGTCGATCCGAAGCGGTTCTTGACGCTCCGCAACAGCCGGAAGGTCTGAAACCGGTCGCCCTCGAAGTAAAACACGGCATCCACGACGTGCTCCAGGGTGCGCGGGCCGGCAATGGCCCCCTCCTTGGTGACATGGCCCACAATGAAAAGCGAAATCCCCAGCCGCTTGGCCAGGTACGTCAGCTCCGCCGCGCACTCGCGCACCTGGGCGACCGTTCCGGGCGCGCTCGGAATCTCCGGCCGGTAGATCATCTGGATGGAATCCACGACGGCGAAGGCCGGGCGCAGCTCCTCGAGATGGCGGCGCAGGACTTCGACGCTGGTCTCGCTGACGACGAAAAGGTTCGGCGAGTCCACGCCCAGCCGCTCGGCGCGGAGCTTCGTCTGCGTCAGGGACTCTTCCGAGGAGGCGTAGAGCACCCGGTGCCCCTGGGCGGCGATCTTCTGGCAGACCTGGAGAATCAGGGTCGATTTCCCGATCCCCGGATCTCCCCCGATGAGGGAAACCGAGCCCACG from Planctomycetota bacterium encodes the following:
- the radA gene encoding DNA repair protein RadA, whose translation is MAKTRVEYACQHCGARSPKWLGKCPECGEFNSLVEEAVRPVAEEGSRRPLLASEERPLPITDVRSVERPRLVVGLGEFDRVLGGGIVVGSVSLIGGDPGIGKSTLILQVCQKIAAQGHRVLYASSEESLTQTKLRAERLGVDSPNLFVVSETSVEVLRRHLEELRPAFAVVDSIQMIYRPEIPSAPGTVAQVRECAAELTYLAKRLGISLFIVGHVTKEGAIAGPRTLEHVVDAVFYFEGDRFQTFRLLRSVKNRFGSTHEIGIFEMASRGLAEVANPSELFLAQDRGAKEGSAITPSLIGSRTLLVEIQALTTPSFYPENVARRVSGVDRDRLMLLLAVLARRCGFSVAGEDVFVNAVGGVRIDEPAADLAVATALASSFLNRPVAERTVVFGEVGLSGEVRGVAQAAARAAEARRLGFARALVPRANARGLGDVEGLQIVPVSHLDEAFVQAHLR